AGCATCTTTAAAATCTACTTTTTTGGGCAATATACTCCTTGCTATTTCCGTCTTTAAAACTTTTTTTGGAGTAAAAGTGATAAATTTTAAATCATTTTCTAATTCTTTTTTTACATAATAAGTACTTACCCCGTCAAAAACAGTTATATTTAATCCACCATTTAGAGCAGGACCTACATTATCGGCGTGTCCTTCCATGGAAGCTGCAAGGTTTAAAATCTCTTGGGATGTTAAAATACCTCCTGCAAGTTCATTTGCTGCTAACATCCCACCAATTACCGCCGCCGCACTACTTCCAAGACCACTGCCTATGGGAATACCATTTCTTATCTCTATTTTTAATCCCTCATATTGTGTCTCAGTTTTTTCAAAAACTCTTTTAGCCGCTTTATAGACGAGATTATCCTCAGTTGTTTCTATTTCTTTATAGTCATCTCCTGAAACCTCTATCAAGAGCCCTTCTTCTATAAATCCCATAGAAATTTCTGTATACAAATTTAGTGCCACTCCTATGCAGTCAAAACCCGGTCCCAAATTTGCTGAAGAAGCGGGAATTCTCACTTTTACCATGTCACTCTCCATATAAAACTTCCTCCAATGCTTTTAGATTCGCCTCTATCGTTTTTATCTCTCCACCTAATTTAACAGCAGTATCTGGATCCTTTAATCCATTTCCCGTTAAAACACAAACAACAGATTCTCCTTCTTTAAAAAATCCTTCCTTGTATTTCTTAATAACCCCTGCAATAGAAGCTGCTGAAGCAGGCTCTGCAAAAATACCTTCCTTCTTGGCTAAGAGCGCATAAGCCTCCAGTATTTCTTCATCTGTAACTTTGTCAATGAGTCCACCCGACTCATCTCTCGCAGCGACAGCCTTTTCCCAGCTAGCAGGGTTACCTATTCGTATCGCTGTTGCAATAGTCTCAGGGTTTTCAATTACTCTGTTTTCAACTATAGGTGCAGCCCCAGCTGCCTGAAAACCTAACATTTTAGGAAGTTTCTTTATTTTCCCCGCATTATAATATTCTTTAAAGCCCATCCAATAAGCTGTTATATTCCCTG
The sequence above is a segment of the Thermoanaerobacter ethanolicus JW 200 genome. Coding sequences within it:
- the thrB gene encoding homoserine kinase, giving the protein MESDMVKVRIPASSANLGPGFDCIGVALNLYTEISMGFIEEGLLIEVSGDDYKEIETTEDNLVYKAAKRVFEKTETQYEGLKIEIRNGIPIGSGLGSSAAAVIGGMLAANELAGGILTSQEILNLAASMEGHADNVGPALNGGLNITVFDGVSTYYVKKELENDLKFITFTPKKVLKTEIARSILPKKVDFKDAVFNTGRSSLLTAALFSGRYDLLKIASQDMLHQKYRSKLIPEMYACFEKALEAGAYSAFLSGAGPTIMAICSEDKVDTVVEGVGSVYTSMEIDYRVYKLHCENNGAQVSKVSLSV